One genomic window of Polyangium aurulentum includes the following:
- a CDS encoding DUF4139 domain-containing protein: MLPLACDSRIHRVVVHARGAVVTRRVELPPDLPTDLVEIAVTGITPFAEPASVHALARGGREVVYVHARIVIPEGSAAPGPAIERVRELEHAREALTAERAHLGGRRNLLAGLEFNLGMDRRLRPVDPKARIADALATARLVSDELAALDARMRKLDHAIEKASRDIEAARLAAAQARTEERAGSSRPTFTVLVRLAAGQGAVEALDLEYTTLAARWWPTYKAWLSKGATRVRWDIDALVAQASGEDWKGVELSLSTADLVHDARLPELKSLRLGRAQPPAKKGFRPPPPGLDAMFEPFDAAMAQVPPAPRVEPEMENQALRRSRSAEPRPPGAMPAAAAPSPQSFGMPPPAPNQEVAVMQSLAHALAPKSKMSAPALVSRASAAYGGGAGAGSMLAEVEMALEESAAADVPAAVTSIEPDDKWLDFDSLVLASAREKDRRGRLTRVPDDASRSSAYQASNTIEHLESPARTLDPLATRGRFDHRYDAEGRADVPSNARPHRVHVQGAEGPATARFRSVPRESAQVYREARIENPHRAPLLGGPVDVFLDGALVTTTSIGAVDRGGLLLVGLGVEDRLRVARNARVEESSAGLLGGSSLVDHHVTVDFTSSLGVPVTVEVLERIPVTDDKDISVKVTSADPEPEIYDQSDIGAPVRGGRRFRVEVPAGGKARMSYGYRVKLPAKSEIVGGNRRE; the protein is encoded by the coding sequence ATGCTGCCCCTCGCTTGCGATAGCCGCATCCACCGCGTCGTCGTCCACGCCCGCGGCGCGGTGGTGACCCGAAGGGTCGAGCTTCCGCCCGACCTGCCCACGGATCTCGTCGAGATTGCCGTCACCGGCATCACGCCCTTCGCCGAGCCCGCGAGCGTCCACGCGCTCGCGCGCGGCGGGCGCGAGGTCGTCTACGTCCACGCGCGCATCGTCATCCCCGAAGGCTCCGCCGCGCCTGGGCCTGCGATCGAGCGCGTCCGCGAGCTCGAGCACGCGCGGGAGGCCCTCACCGCCGAGCGCGCGCACCTCGGCGGCCGCCGCAACCTGCTCGCGGGGCTCGAATTCAATCTCGGCATGGATCGCCGCCTGCGCCCCGTCGATCCCAAGGCCCGCATCGCCGACGCCCTCGCCACCGCGCGCCTCGTCTCCGACGAGCTCGCCGCGCTCGACGCGCGCATGCGCAAACTCGACCACGCCATCGAAAAAGCCTCGCGCGACATCGAGGCCGCGCGGCTCGCCGCCGCGCAAGCTCGCACCGAGGAGCGCGCGGGTTCGTCTCGACCGACCTTCACCGTGCTCGTGCGGCTCGCGGCGGGGCAGGGGGCGGTCGAGGCGCTCGATCTCGAATACACGACCCTCGCGGCGCGCTGGTGGCCGACCTACAAGGCATGGCTCTCGAAGGGCGCGACGCGCGTGCGCTGGGACATCGACGCGCTCGTCGCGCAGGCCTCGGGCGAGGACTGGAAGGGCGTCGAGCTTTCGCTATCGACGGCGGACCTCGTCCACGACGCGCGCTTGCCCGAGCTGAAATCGCTCCGCCTCGGCCGCGCGCAGCCGCCCGCAAAGAAAGGTTTTCGCCCTCCGCCGCCCGGGCTCGACGCGATGTTCGAACCCTTCGATGCAGCCATGGCCCAGGTGCCTCCGGCTCCGCGCGTGGAGCCTGAAATGGAGAACCAGGCGCTCCGTCGCAGTCGCTCGGCGGAGCCACGTCCTCCGGGCGCCATGCCTGCCGCCGCCGCGCCGTCCCCGCAGAGCTTCGGAATGCCCCCGCCGGCACCCAACCAAGAGGTGGCGGTCATGCAATCGCTTGCCCACGCGCTGGCTCCAAAGTCGAAGATGTCCGCCCCAGCCCTGGTTTCACGCGCGTCGGCTGCGTACGGCGGCGGCGCTGGCGCCGGATCGATGCTCGCGGAAGTGGAAATGGCGCTCGAGGAGTCCGCCGCGGCCGACGTGCCCGCCGCCGTCACCTCGATCGAGCCCGACGACAAATGGCTCGATTTCGATTCGCTCGTCCTCGCGTCCGCCCGTGAAAAGGACAGGCGCGGCCGCCTCACGCGCGTGCCCGACGACGCCTCGCGCAGCTCCGCCTACCAGGCTTCGAATACCATCGAGCACCTCGAGAGCCCCGCGCGCACGCTCGATCCGCTCGCCACGCGCGGCCGCTTCGACCATCGCTATGACGCCGAGGGCCGCGCGGACGTCCCCTCGAACGCGCGCCCGCACCGCGTCCACGTCCAGGGCGCCGAGGGGCCTGCCACCGCGCGCTTTCGCTCCGTCCCGCGCGAGAGCGCCCAGGTTTACCGCGAAGCGCGCATCGAAAACCCCCACCGCGCGCCGCTGCTCGGCGGCCCTGTCGATGTCTTCCTCGACGGCGCCCTCGTCACCACCACGTCGATTGGCGCGGTTGATCGTGGCGGCCTTCTCCTCGTCGGCCTCGGCGTCGAGGATCGCCTGCGCGTCGCGCGCAATGCCCGCGTCGAGGAGTCCTCGGCCGGATTGCTCGGCGGGTCGAGCCTCGTCGATCATCACGTCACCGTCGATTTCACCTCGTCGCTCGGCGTGCCCGTCACGGTCGAGGTCCTCGAGCGCATCCCCGTCACGGACGACAAGGACATCAGCGTCAAGGTCACCTCCGCCGATCCCGAGCCCGAGATCTACGATCAATCCGACATCGGTGCACCCGTGCGCGGCGGACGCCGTTTCCGTGTCGAGGTGCCGGCCGGTGGCAAGGCCAGGATGAGCTACGGCTATCGCGTCAAGCTGCCCGCCAAGAGCGAGATCGTCGGAGGCAATCGCCGTGAGTAA
- a CDS encoding MutS family DNA mismatch repair protein produces MAHDAPLLDPLAQTRARRDALAAEAEELSRRSGRLSGLRGVAFLAAVSLGGYGALRSLPTVGWVLVAILVAAFLAFVIAHGVLIGREASVERRRSVVDRSLERLEGKIPKALEDAPKIPAGHPYALDLDVFGDASLFQLLDETRTEPGTSTLARWLGAPASPEEIAARQEAVRELAGRTAFREDLAAIGIAAGTRGKAAAPLIAWAEAPAVLEGGTSRALTIAAFVLVPITLILLVLRSAMGDAVPLFQRAFLVPLALQIIVLIVARPKIEAVIAAAASKEAPFGRYRDLFARIEAEPLESPRLVALKEAIAGGPGGRSASRELAAFERILGFAELRHNGLVHLVADLVLLWDVFVGVAFERFRARAGGHVQAWFRALGELEALASLGGFAFERPDFAFPVVESGPPRFSAEGLGHPLIAADRRVSNDVELPAPGTGLLVTGSNMSGKSTLMRAMGLAAVLGQAGAPVCARRLGMTPLAVRTSMRISDSLEQGVSHFYAELEKLKAVVDSANGGEPVLFLLDEVLHGTNSRERHIGARAVVVHMLDKGAIGAVTSHDLALADLAEKSGGRVRNVHFEELVAEGRMTFDYKLKPGVVATTNALRLMKLVGIAVALPEAEEG; encoded by the coding sequence GTGGCCCACGACGCACCGCTGCTTGATCCGCTCGCGCAAACGCGCGCGCGCCGCGACGCCCTCGCGGCCGAGGCCGAAGAGCTTTCACGCCGCTCCGGCCGTTTATCGGGCCTGCGCGGCGTGGCGTTCTTGGCCGCTGTTTCCCTCGGGGGCTACGGCGCGCTGCGCTCGCTGCCTACGGTGGGCTGGGTGCTCGTGGCGATCCTCGTCGCGGCCTTCCTCGCGTTCGTCATCGCGCATGGCGTGCTCATCGGGCGCGAGGCTTCCGTCGAGCGTCGTCGCAGCGTCGTCGATCGAAGCCTCGAGCGGCTCGAGGGCAAGATCCCGAAGGCGCTCGAGGACGCGCCGAAGATCCCCGCGGGTCATCCCTACGCGCTCGACCTCGACGTGTTCGGCGACGCCTCGCTCTTTCAGCTCCTCGACGAGACGCGCACCGAGCCTGGCACCTCCACGCTCGCGCGCTGGCTCGGCGCGCCCGCGTCGCCCGAGGAGATCGCCGCGCGTCAGGAGGCGGTGCGCGAGCTCGCGGGGCGCACGGCGTTTCGCGAGGATCTCGCCGCGATCGGCATCGCTGCCGGCACGCGTGGCAAGGCCGCAGCTCCGCTCATCGCGTGGGCCGAGGCGCCCGCGGTGCTCGAAGGGGGCACCTCGCGTGCGCTCACGATCGCGGCGTTCGTCCTCGTTCCCATCACGCTGATCCTGCTCGTGCTCCGCTCGGCGATGGGCGACGCCGTGCCGCTGTTCCAGCGCGCCTTCCTCGTCCCGCTCGCGCTGCAGATCATCGTCCTCATCGTTGCACGTCCAAAGATCGAGGCGGTGATCGCGGCGGCTGCATCGAAGGAAGCGCCGTTCGGTCGATACCGCGATCTGTTCGCGCGCATCGAGGCCGAGCCGCTCGAGTCGCCGCGGCTCGTCGCGCTCAAGGAGGCGATCGCGGGTGGTCCCGGAGGTCGGAGCGCGTCGCGCGAGCTCGCGGCGTTCGAGCGCATCCTCGGGTTTGCGGAGCTGCGGCACAACGGGCTCGTGCACCTCGTCGCGGATCTGGTGCTGCTCTGGGACGTGTTCGTCGGGGTCGCGTTCGAGCGCTTCCGGGCGAGGGCGGGCGGGCACGTGCAAGCGTGGTTTCGGGCGCTCGGCGAGCTGGAGGCGCTGGCGAGCCTCGGCGGTTTTGCGTTCGAGCGGCCCGACTTTGCGTTCCCCGTGGTGGAGAGCGGGCCGCCGCGTTTTTCGGCCGAGGGGCTCGGGCATCCGTTGATCGCTGCCGATCGGCGCGTGTCGAACGACGTGGAGCTGCCCGCGCCGGGGACGGGGCTGCTCGTGACGGGCTCGAACATGTCGGGCAAGAGCACGCTGATGCGGGCGATGGGCCTCGCGGCGGTGCTCGGGCAGGCGGGCGCGCCGGTGTGCGCGAGGCGGCTCGGCATGACGCCGCTCGCGGTGCGCACGAGCATGCGGATCAGCGACTCGCTCGAGCAGGGCGTGTCGCATTTCTACGCCGAGCTCGAGAAGCTCAAGGCGGTGGTGGACTCGGCGAACGGGGGCGAGCCCGTGCTGTTTCTGCTGGACGAGGTGCTGCACGGAACGAACTCGCGCGAGCGTCACATCGGTGCGCGGGCGGTGGTGGTGCACATGCTCGACAAGGGTGCGATCGGCGCGGTGACGTCGCACGACCTCGCGCTCGCGGATCTCGCGGAGAAGAGCGGCGGCCGGGTGCGGAACGTCCATTTCGAGGAGCTCGTGGCCGAGGGCCGGATGACGTTCGATTACAAGCTGAAGCCTGGCGTCGTGGCGACGACGAATGCGCTGCGCCTGATGAAGCTCGTGGGGATCGCGGTCGCCTTGCCCGAGGCGGAGGAGGGCTGA
- a CDS encoding PAS domain-containing hybrid sensor histidine kinase/response regulator — MAASLVASLLEPVQADHHRDRPSETSFRNLAYEAPVMLWMTAPDFSCTYLNRQWYEFTGQTEQSGLGLGWLDAVHPDDRAPTGEAFRRANELHEAIRVEYRLRRRDGTYRWCIDAASPRFGPRREFLGYIGSVIDITERKEAEILLGESEKRFRRAVMVSPIPIIIHAEDGEIVLINPAWTALSGYSLAQIPTIAEWAELAYGAARKDMVRAGIDALYDLEGSTNEGEFTITTASGAQRIWEFSSAALGRDALGRRLVISLAHDVTERKRAEMALKEADQRKDEFMAMLAHELRNPLGPVRNAVRILQQLGPQQAPFSKACAMIDRQVGHMARLIDDLLDVSRITRGKIELRKERCDLTRVVMQTAEDYRETLIRSGLSLELSAPAEPLWVEGDATRLAQVVGNVLHNANKFTETGGRVTVSLSSRSNGTAVLRIRDTGIGMEPTMLARAFEPFTQADRSLDRSRGGLGMGLALVKGLVELHGGTVAAESAGIGRGTEIVIELPEDQPRNSFVEPPLVFRRTPEALRILIIEDNQDAAESLALLLSLSGHEVESAAAGTAGVQLAGTFAPQVVLCDIGLPGGMDGYGVARALRQEEALQQPFLIALTGYGQEEDQRRAREAGFDVHLVKPVDIATLQEVLSSVAARGSDAAE, encoded by the coding sequence ATGGCCGCCTCTTTGGTAGCATCCTTGCTGGAGCCCGTGCAGGCCGATCACCACCGAGATCGCCCCAGCGAAACGAGCTTCCGCAACCTGGCGTATGAAGCGCCGGTCATGCTCTGGATGACGGCGCCCGACTTCTCTTGCACGTACCTCAACCGTCAATGGTACGAATTCACGGGCCAGACGGAGCAGAGCGGCCTCGGGCTCGGCTGGCTGGACGCCGTGCACCCCGATGACCGTGCGCCGACGGGCGAGGCCTTCCGACGGGCGAACGAGCTGCACGAGGCGATACGCGTGGAATATCGCCTGCGTCGAAGAGACGGGACGTATCGCTGGTGCATCGACGCGGCCTCTCCGCGCTTCGGCCCGAGACGTGAGTTTCTCGGATACATCGGCTCGGTCATCGACATCACCGAGCGCAAAGAGGCCGAGATTCTGCTCGGCGAGAGCGAGAAACGATTCCGCCGCGCCGTGATGGTCTCGCCGATCCCGATCATCATTCACGCCGAGGACGGCGAGATCGTGCTCATCAATCCGGCGTGGACCGCGCTCAGCGGATACTCCCTCGCGCAGATTCCCACCATCGCAGAGTGGGCCGAGCTGGCCTACGGGGCGGCCCGCAAGGACATGGTCCGCGCCGGCATCGATGCCCTCTACGATCTGGAGGGCTCGACGAACGAGGGTGAATTCACGATCACCACCGCGAGCGGCGCGCAGCGCATATGGGAGTTCAGCTCGGCCGCGCTCGGGAGGGACGCTCTCGGCAGGCGCCTCGTGATAAGCCTCGCCCACGACGTCACCGAGCGAAAGCGCGCCGAGATGGCGCTGAAGGAGGCCGACCAGCGCAAGGACGAGTTCATGGCCATGCTCGCCCACGAGCTGCGCAACCCGCTCGGCCCCGTGCGCAATGCCGTCCGCATCCTGCAGCAGCTCGGGCCACAGCAGGCGCCATTCTCGAAGGCGTGCGCGATGATCGACCGGCAGGTCGGGCACATGGCCCGGCTGATCGACGATCTGCTCGACGTCTCCCGCATCACCCGTGGAAAGATCGAGCTGCGCAAGGAGCGATGCGACCTGACGCGGGTGGTCATGCAGACCGCCGAGGATTATCGCGAGACGCTGATCCGGAGCGGCCTGTCGCTCGAGCTATCGGCGCCGGCCGAGCCGCTCTGGGTCGAGGGCGACGCCACCCGCCTCGCGCAGGTCGTCGGCAACGTTCTGCACAACGCAAACAAATTCACCGAGACGGGCGGCCGTGTCACGGTCTCGCTGTCGTCACGCTCCAATGGCACCGCCGTGCTCCGCATCCGCGACACGGGCATCGGAATGGAGCCGACGATGCTGGCGCGCGCCTTCGAGCCATTCACCCAGGCCGATCGCAGCCTCGACCGTAGCCGGGGCGGGCTCGGGATGGGCCTCGCCCTCGTCAAAGGCCTGGTCGAGCTGCACGGCGGCACCGTGGCGGCCGAGAGCGCGGGCATCGGACGAGGGACGGAGATCGTCATCGAGCTGCCGGAAGATCAGCCGAGGAACTCGTTTGTCGAGCCACCCTTGGTCTTTCGACGCACGCCCGAGGCGTTGCGCATTCTCATCATCGAGGACAACCAGGACGCCGCCGAGAGCCTGGCGCTGCTCCTCTCGCTCTCCGGGCACGAGGTCGAGAGCGCGGCCGCTGGGACGGCTGGTGTGCAACTGGCCGGCACCTTCGCGCCGCAGGTCGTCCTGTGCGACATCGGCCTGCCGGGCGGAATGGACGGCTATGGCGTGGCGAGGGCGTTGCGGCAAGAGGAAGCCCTGCAGCAGCCGTTCTTGATCGCATTGACGGGCTACGGCCAGGAGGAAGACCAGCGCCGGGCCCGGGAGGCGGGCTTCGACGTGCACCTCGTCAAGCCCGTCGATATCGCCACCTTGCAGGAAGTGCTGTCGTCCGTCGCGGCGCGCGGGAGCGACGCGGCAGAGTGA
- a CDS encoding DUF4139 domain-containing protein, whose amino-acid sequence MSNANGASVIQEKPAENADIPSRAVRVTLFEDRAEVVRRASLRVEAGARWASIGGVSLVVDDATVQAKVVSGAARVLSARVLRRAGAERALGQEEIQRLEGAARDARERSAAALQVIERQQRLEQHLFKLTEQWVSAAALAPKNAADPAVLASYRDALHAIDASATATLAETARARAEHARAEDDRNRAEERLREGRQEKPRLEAAIELELDASEGGEVELELVYRLPCALWRPEHLARLADGASAEDTSPEGNVEIVTYATAWQTTGERWEDVTLRFSTARPARAASAPELRDDVLFARRKTDEERRQIVIAAREQAIQLAGLERGERAVDEMPGVDDGGEPVLYEGKERVTLPSNGRPFRVEIGRANVNAELARVVFAQRAPVAHLRATATLEGAGPLLAGPVRLARGASMVGRARLDFVGKGEPFELGFGPDDAVRVRRTEDEERDTATITGAQRIKRKVTLYLSNLSGSPRRALITERIPVSEIEDVEIALLDAGPFTHEGKDGFLKVNVDIGPQATKTISYSYELHAGARVALPAF is encoded by the coding sequence GTGAGTAACGCGAATGGAGCGTCGGTCATCCAGGAAAAACCGGCCGAGAACGCCGACATCCCGAGCCGCGCGGTGCGCGTCACGCTCTTCGAGGACCGCGCCGAGGTCGTCCGCCGCGCCTCCCTTCGCGTCGAGGCCGGCGCACGCTGGGCATCGATCGGCGGCGTCTCGCTCGTCGTCGATGACGCCACCGTGCAGGCGAAGGTCGTCTCGGGCGCGGCGCGCGTGCTCTCTGCGCGTGTCCTTCGCCGCGCTGGCGCCGAGCGCGCGCTCGGACAGGAGGAAATCCAGCGGCTCGAGGGGGCCGCTCGCGACGCGCGAGAGCGCTCGGCCGCTGCGCTCCAGGTCATCGAGCGACAGCAGCGCCTCGAACAGCACCTTTTCAAGCTCACCGAGCAATGGGTCTCGGCCGCCGCGCTTGCGCCGAAGAACGCCGCGGATCCCGCCGTGCTCGCCTCGTACCGCGACGCCTTGCACGCCATCGACGCGTCCGCCACGGCCACGCTCGCCGAGACCGCGCGTGCCCGCGCCGAGCACGCCCGCGCCGAGGACGATCGCAACCGCGCCGAGGAGCGCCTGCGCGAGGGCCGCCAGGAAAAACCCCGACTCGAGGCCGCAATCGAGCTCGAGCTCGACGCGAGCGAGGGAGGCGAGGTCGAGCTCGAGCTCGTCTATCGCCTCCCCTGCGCGCTATGGCGCCCCGAGCACCTCGCGCGCCTCGCCGATGGCGCGTCCGCGGAGGATACGAGCCCCGAGGGCAATGTCGAAATCGTCACCTATGCGACCGCCTGGCAGACGACCGGCGAGCGCTGGGAGGACGTCACGCTGCGCTTCTCCACCGCCCGCCCCGCGCGCGCTGCCTCTGCGCCCGAGCTGCGCGACGACGTGCTATTCGCGCGGCGCAAGACCGACGAGGAGCGGCGCCAGATCGTCATCGCCGCGCGCGAGCAGGCAATTCAGCTCGCCGGCCTTGAGCGCGGCGAGCGCGCGGTCGACGAGATGCCCGGCGTCGACGACGGCGGCGAGCCCGTGCTCTACGAGGGCAAGGAGCGCGTTACTTTGCCCTCCAACGGTCGTCCCTTCCGCGTCGAGATCGGACGCGCGAACGTCAATGCCGAGCTTGCCCGCGTGGTCTTCGCCCAGCGCGCGCCCGTCGCGCATCTGCGCGCGACGGCGACGCTCGAAGGCGCGGGGCCTCTTCTGGCGGGCCCGGTTCGCCTGGCGCGCGGCGCGAGCATGGTCGGCCGCGCGCGCCTCGATTTCGTGGGCAAGGGCGAGCCATTCGAGCTCGGCTTCGGCCCCGACGACGCCGTCCGCGTGCGCCGCACCGAGGACGAGGAGCGCGACACGGCGACGATCACCGGCGCGCAGCGCATCAAGCGCAAGGTGACGCTTTACCTGTCGAACCTCTCGGGGAGCCCCCGCCGCGCATTGATCACCGAGCGGATTCCCGTGAGCGAGATCGAGGACGTCGAGATTGCCCTGCTCGACGCGGGCCCGTTCACGCACGAGGGCAAGGACGGGTTCTTGAAGGTCAACGTCGACATCGGCCCGCAGGCCACGAAGACGATTTCCTACAGCTACGAGCTGCACGCCGGCGCCCGCGTGGCCCTGCCGGCGTTCTGA
- the pfp gene encoding diphosphate--fructose-6-phosphate 1-phosphotransferase — translation MSHTPKKLAVLVGGGPAPGINAVIGAATIRAVLSGYEVVGIQDGFQWIMQGDIDHARPLDIDDVSRIHFRGGSYLGISRANPTKSQQKLEECVLSLLRLEVDKLVTIGGDDTAFSASEIARQSKGRLRVVHVPKTIDNDLDLPGNADTFGFQTARHIGAELIENLMVDAKTTHRWYFVVTMGRKAGHLALGIGKAAGATMTMIPEEFPAEGHVPLKTIVDTLAAAIVKRLAAGRPDGVAIIAEGLVERMEENDLLELQGVERDAHGHVRIAEIAFADILKERVQRRLKEFGVKVTIVPKNIGYELRCADPIPYDMEYSRDLGYCAAKYLAEGGSGALVSMVQGSFHAVPFGDIMDPKTGRMRVRMVDIASDRYMIARRYMLRLRKDDFDDASQLARFSSVLGISIERFQQEFGHLVESEPLPRSFYPDENAKPSIPPREGRA, via the coding sequence ATGAGCCATACACCGAAGAAGCTCGCTGTGCTGGTCGGCGGAGGTCCCGCGCCGGGGATCAACGCGGTGATCGGCGCGGCCACGATTCGCGCCGTGCTCTCCGGGTACGAGGTGGTCGGAATCCAGGACGGATTCCAGTGGATCATGCAGGGCGACATCGACCACGCGCGCCCGCTCGACATCGACGATGTGAGCCGCATCCACTTCCGCGGCGGCTCGTACCTCGGCATCTCTCGCGCGAATCCGACGAAATCGCAGCAGAAGCTGGAGGAGTGCGTGCTGAGCCTCCTCAGGCTCGAGGTGGACAAGCTCGTCACGATCGGCGGCGACGACACCGCGTTCTCGGCCTCGGAGATCGCGCGGCAGTCGAAGGGCCGGCTGCGCGTGGTGCACGTGCCGAAGACGATCGACAACGATCTCGATCTGCCCGGCAACGCGGACACCTTCGGCTTTCAGACGGCGCGCCATATCGGCGCCGAGCTCATCGAGAACCTGATGGTCGACGCGAAGACCACGCACCGCTGGTACTTCGTGGTGACGATGGGCCGCAAAGCGGGCCACCTCGCGCTCGGCATCGGCAAAGCCGCGGGCGCGACGATGACGATGATCCCCGAGGAGTTCCCCGCCGAGGGACACGTACCGCTCAAGACGATCGTGGATACGCTCGCGGCGGCGATCGTCAAGCGCCTCGCCGCGGGGCGCCCGGACGGCGTCGCGATCATCGCCGAGGGGCTCGTCGAGCGCATGGAAGAGAACGATCTGCTCGAGCTTCAAGGCGTCGAGCGCGACGCGCACGGGCACGTGAGGATCGCCGAGATTGCATTCGCCGACATCCTGAAGGAGCGCGTGCAGCGGAGGCTGAAGGAGTTCGGCGTCAAGGTGACCATCGTGCCGAAGAACATCGGTTACGAGCTGAGGTGCGCCGATCCGATCCCGTACGACATGGAATACTCGCGCGACCTGGGCTATTGCGCGGCGAAATACCTCGCCGAGGGCGGCAGCGGCGCGCTCGTCTCGATGGTGCAGGGGTCTTTCCACGCGGTGCCGTTCGGGGACATCATGGATCCGAAGACGGGCCGCATGCGCGTGCGCATGGTCGACATCGCGAGCGACCGATACATGATCGCGCGCCGTTACATGCTGCGGCTGCGCAAGGACGACTTCGACGATGCCAGCCAGCTCGCCCGGTTCTCGAGCGTGCTCGGGATCTCGATCGAGCGCTTCCAGCAGGAGTTCGGCCATCTCGTGGAGAGCGAGCCCCTGCCGCGCAGCTTCTATCCGGACGAGAATGCAAAGCCCTCCATTCCGCCGAGGGAAGGGAGGGCGTGA
- a CDS encoding GNAT family N-acetyltransferase, protein MEAIRIRPATAGDIEALAANHRAMARETEGKELDADTTLRGTRAVLEDPGKGFYLIAEREGTMVGQLLVTFEWSDWRDGIFWWIQSVYVLPFARRGGVYRALHDHVIARAREAGGVCGVRLYVDRENHIAQTTYRSMGMTPAHYDMYEIDFVLGEPRGGR, encoded by the coding sequence ATGGAGGCCATTCGCATCCGCCCCGCGACCGCGGGCGACATCGAGGCGCTCGCCGCCAATCACAGGGCGATGGCGCGCGAGACCGAGGGCAAGGAGCTCGACGCTGACACGACGCTGCGCGGCACGCGCGCGGTGCTCGAGGACCCGGGCAAAGGGTTTTACCTGATCGCCGAGCGCGAGGGGACCATGGTCGGGCAGCTCCTCGTGACATTCGAGTGGAGCGACTGGAGGGACGGGATCTTCTGGTGGATCCAGTCGGTGTACGTCCTGCCTTTCGCGCGCAGGGGCGGCGTTTACCGCGCGCTGCACGATCACGTGATCGCGCGCGCGCGAGAGGCGGGCGGCGTGTGCGGGGTGCGGCTCTACGTGGACCGGGAAAACCACATCGCGCAGACGACGTACCGATCGATGGGAATGACGCCGGCGCATTACGACATGTACGAGATCGACTTCGTTCTCGGAGAGCCCAGGGGCGGCAGATGA
- a CDS encoding alpha/beta hydrolase, whose translation MTANGCKQDENTALADVRPFRPAIAAMAVFDPPLEVLTVAVPGDLPAFVLSGRGGGCPRTVFMHGMCGHGMGYLQAFQVAGRDHGGVLGLQGDIDCGGGTFRKYTANPEKQDQRIRDAFEAICGDEAQADDLVLMGYSQGAYIAERMAEQFPSRYSRVVLIGAPTTPSAARLRHVRGAVMISGEFDAKYRMKEGAQDLIAEKIPARYLEMPGAYHGQMIDGERIMGEALDWLDENALPAP comes from the coding sequence TTGACGGCGAATGGGTGCAAACAGGACGAAAACACCGCGCTGGCCGACGTGCGGCCCTTCCGCCCGGCGATCGCGGCCATGGCGGTCTTCGATCCGCCGCTCGAGGTGCTGACGGTCGCCGTGCCCGGGGATTTGCCCGCGTTCGTGCTCTCTGGCCGGGGCGGGGGCTGCCCGCGCACGGTTTTCATGCACGGCATGTGCGGGCACGGAATGGGCTATCTCCAGGCCTTCCAGGTCGCGGGCCGGGATCATGGGGGCGTGCTGGGATTGCAGGGCGATATCGACTGCGGGGGCGGCACTTTCAGGAAGTACACGGCGAATCCCGAGAAGCAGGACCAGCGGATCCGGGACGCTTTCGAGGCGATCTGCGGGGACGAGGCGCAGGCGGACGACCTGGTGCTGATGGGTTATTCGCAGGGAGCCTACATCGCGGAGCGGATGGCGGAGCAGTTCCCGTCGCGGTATTCGCGTGTCGTCTTGATCGGCGCGCCCACGACGCCCTCGGCCGCGCGCTTGCGGCACGTGCGGGGGGCGGTGATGATCAGCGGCGAGTTCGACGCGAAATACCGGATGAAGGAGGGCGCGCAGGATCTCATCGCGGAGAAGATCCCGGCGCGCTACCTGGAGATGCCGGGGGCGTATCACGGCCAGATGATCGACGGCGAGCGAATCATGGGCGAGGCGCTCGACTGGTTGGATGAAAATGCTCTTCCGGCCCCCTAG